Genomic DNA from Coregonus clupeaformis isolate EN_2021a chromosome 26, ASM2061545v1, whole genome shotgun sequence:
AGGCCCAGAGCTCCACCGTGAAGAGGAAGACCAGGGCATCTAAACGTGAAACTGGCTCTGCTAACCAGGTAGACTCCACCCATGAAGCTGATGTGTCCGAGTCAGAGTCCTGCTGTTCTGCTATATCAGATATGGAGGCTATCCCCGACACACAGCCAGCTCGCAGGGGCCGAAGGAGAGCCGCAGGCGGGGAGCAGTCTGACTCCACAAAGGAAGAGGCTGTGTCTGAGGTAGACTCTTGTTCATTGTCTGCCTCCAGAAGACCAAACACTCGCAGAGCCACCAGGAGTCTGAGGAAGGCTGTTCTCACAGACTCTGCCAAAATGGACAATGATGTTTCAGAGGCAGAGTCCTGCAGCTCTGTGGTGTCTGATTCCAAGGTGCCTGACTCGCAGACCAGAGTGACCAGAAGGACTGCTGTGTCCAGCAGCCGGGCCTCTTTAAAGTCTCACACCGAGGACACAGAGCTTTCTGATCCTGAGTCCTGTGCCTCAGGTATCTCTGGAGCTCAGACCTCCACGGTGCACAGAGTTACCAGATGCAGGAGTGGAAGGTTTGTTGAAGCTATCCCCATGCATTTGGAGGAAACCACTGATGGCTCCATCTCTCCTCTACCCCGTAGGAGAAGCAGAGTTGTATGTAAAGGATATCCCTGTGACCCCCAGAGTCCCCAGGACTCCGAGAGCTTTGAGTCTGGGCCAAGCATTACTCCCAGGAGGTCCACTCGCAGGAGGACTGAGCCGAAACAGACAGGCACCACTGTTACAGACTCTGAGTCTGACCTGCCTGATGTGAATACCCCTCTGGGGAGCCCTAGGTCGGTGAGAGGCAGGGGCACTCCTTGCAGTAGTCGCACTGGATCCAACAGCAGTTCCAGGGCAGCACCAGTTACCCGGCTGACAGCCAAGGCCCTGGATATACTAGTTGAGAAAGCCCAATGCCAGTCAGATAAGGTGAGTGTATCTGAGGTTGCTGAGGAAAGTGAAGTGTTGGAGGACAATAAGTTAGACGACACAGTCTACGCTGATCCAGACTGCTCCATGATAGAAGAAGTGGCAGAAGAAGATAAGACACTAACCCTTGAGGATGTAGTGATCGCTGAACCAGCAGCGCCCATCCAAGATGCAGCACCTGCTCGGGAGCATACAGGGAGTGTGACAGTCTCTGAGGATGCAGAGATGCCAGAGGTCACGAGTGTACAACAGGAGTCAGCCGAGACAACCGTCAGTGAAGACCCAGAGAAGAATACCTCTGTGGTGGATATCCCTGCTCAGGAAAACATCCTACAGGAGAAGCTGATCCCAGCTGATTCTGAAGTCAAAGTGACCCTCTGTGAGAGTGCTGATACAGAGATGGCTGAGGCAGTCTGTGAGCTTGCAGTGGAAGCAGAAGACCAGCAGAGGGAGCTGTCCACTGAGGATGCAGCAGATACGGATGTCCCAGTGATAACAGAACAGGAGACGATAATGCCAGCTGATTCACAAGTCTCTCTTGAGAAAACAGTAAAAGTAGCAGCGTGTGAAAATGCAGTGTCCCCTGTTATAGTGGTGTCTGATGAGGACGAGGAGGAAAAGGCCATGGATGTGGATGTAAACACCCACACAAATCCTCCATCGGAGGTAGAGAACCAGGAATGTAAGGCAGTGCCTAGTGAGGAGGGTATGGATGTCAGCAGCACACTAGTAACTGAGAATAAAAAGGCTGACCAAGATAAATCCCCTCACACCACAGAGCCCATTAAGGTGACCTCCAGCCAGAACCTGAAGGTCAGTGTGTCTGATGCTGACAAGCTAGGGGAGCCCAGAGACTGTGTCATCGTACAGAAATCTGGCGTGATCAGTCTGCTGGAGAGCAGTGAGGATGAAGAGGATGACGACAACAGTCAGCATTCTGAGGAAGCAGATGAGAGGAAAAGACAGGGTTCTGATGGTGAAGAGGAAGCtgtctgtatagaggaggaggCAGGCCCATCCAGACCCCAAGCTGCTGCTCAGTCCTCAGCTGATGATGGCTTGTTTGTCATAGACACCCGGCCTGGCCTTCAGTCAGGTCAACAGTACTACGTGGATGACAAGGAAAAGGAGGGGGGAGACACGGAGGCTGAAGAAGAGCAAGATGAGGAAGAGTTTGTTGATGAAGagggagatgatgatgatgatgatgaagatgaacaaGTCCTCTTCACAAGCAGAAATCCACAATTGTAAGTATCTTTTTTGGTCATGCCAATGTCAGTTGTCATCTGTGCTTTAAAAATGGCTATTTAATTTGACAGTTAGGGCTCCAGCACCACTATGCCATCTTATTCTGAATGTATTGCAGGATCTAGTTTTTTTGTATGTATCTGAATGTATTGCAGGATCTAGCTATTTTATTGAATTGCAATGCCAAGCACGTATAAATAATTTTCACATTCATTAACATATCAAGAGTGAACCAGTTAGAGAATAGGCAATGCTGCACCTCCTGGGTAATTAGTTGTTACAATCCGTTATAGGAAAGAGTTGTCCAGCCGTATTGACCCGGGCCTGAAAGTGAAGGAGCTTGGGGGATTATACATCAATTTTGATGGCAGCAAATCAAAGACTGTCTCTAACTCCCTGAAGGAACAGAAGAGCCAAGATGAGGTAAATAACTCATTGATTTTGTTTGAAGGTGATATATGGTGTAGAATCGGTAATGAATTGTGTAGTTATGCAAGGCTGGGTAATTCAATGAGAGGAAGTTTTTCATGCAATTTCAAACCTTTTGACTTTAACGGATCTCTGCGTTTTTTAGATTTTCTACAGCTCCTACATTGTGATTTATTTTCTCTGTTGGCAGTTGATGAAGAAGAGTGTTATTGGCCCAGAGTTTGAGAAGAGAGATGCTGTGCCTCCATACAGGGAGTCCAAACAGGCTGCGAAACTGAAGCGCAAAGTGAATACAAGTCCATATGCCCTTGTTTATTAATTTAGAAGAGAAAGTAGAAAACACCAACAGTGTGATATGAGGAGAAGTAGTCGTTATATTTTGAGTACATTTTagctatttttgttcagtttgctCACTCATTGACTATCCTGACTGACATGTTTCCTCCTTGTCTTGCCATGCTCAGGAGGAGCGGGACAAAACAACTGGAGCCGGCTGGTTTAACATGAGGGCTCCTGAAATGACAGAGGAATTAAAGGGTGACCTCAAAGCACTGAAAATGCGTGGAGCAATGGACCCCAAGCGGTTTTATAAGAAGAATGATAGAGATGGATTCCCCAAGTACTTCCAGGTCAGTAAGCATCTAACCCTCAACTGTGCTCGGTTTTCGCAGTGGTCCatgttatatacagttgaagtcggaagtttacatacacttaggttggagtcattaaaactcgtttttcaaccactccacaaatttcttgttaacaaactatagttttggcaagtcggttaggacatctactttgtgcatgacacaagtaatctttccaacgaTTGTTcacggacagattatttcacttataattcactgtatcacaattccagtgggtcagaagtttacatacactaagttgactgtgcctttaaacagcttggaaaattccagaaaaatgatgtcatggctttagaagcttctgataggctaattgacatcatttgagtcaattggaggtgtacctgtggatgtatttcaaggcttaccttcaaactcagtgcctctttgcttgacatcatgggaaaatcaaaagaaatcagccaagacatcagaaaaacAATTATGgacctccaaaagtctggttcatacttgggagcaatttccaaatgcctgaaggtaccacgttcatctgtacaaacaatagtacgcaagtataaacaccatgggaccacgcagcggtcacaccgctcaggaaggagacgcgttctgtctcttagagattaacgtattttggtgtgaaaagtgcaaatcaatcccagaacagcagcaaaggaccttgtgaagatgctggaggaaacgggtacaaaattatctatatccatagtaaaacgagtcctatatcgatctaacctgaaaggccgctcagcaaggaagaagccactgctccaaaaccgccataaaaaagccagactacggtttgcaactgcacatggggacaaacatTTTACTTTCgtactggtctgatgaaacaaaactagaactgtttggccataatgaccatcgctatgtttggaggaaaaagggggtgcttgcaagccgaaggacaccatcccaaccgtgaagcacggtggtggcagcatcatgctgtgggggtgctttgttgcaggagggactggtgcacttcacaaaatagatggcatcatgaggaaggaaaatggtggatatattgaagcaacatttacattttacattttcgtcatttagcagacgctcttatccagagcggcttacaggagcaattagggtgaagtgccttgcttaagggcacatcgacacatttttcacttagtcggctcggggattagaaccagcgacctttcggttactggcacaacgctcttacccactaagctacctgccgcctcatcagtcaggaagttaaagcttgatcgcaaatgggtcttccaaatggacaatgaccccaagcatacttgcaaagttgtggcaaaatggcttaaggacaacaaagtaaaggtattggagtggcagaactgaaaaggcgtgtgcgagcaaggaggcctacaaacctgactcagttacaccagctctgtcaggaggaatgggccaaaattcacccaacgtattgtgggaagcttgtggaaggctacctgaaacgtttgacccaagttaaacaatttaaaggcaatgctaccaaatactaattgagtgtatgtaaacttctgaccaactgggaatgtgatgaaagaagtaaaagcttaaataaatcattctctctactattattctgactttTCAAATTCTTaatataaagtggtgatcctaactgacctaagacggaatttttactaggattaaatgtcaggaattgtgaaaaactgagtttaaatgtatttggctaaggtgtatgtaaacttccgacttcaactgtaggtaaatGCAAAAAtcaaggaaacaccaacataaagtgtcttaatagggcgttggaccATCACGAGCACCTGAACAGCTtaaatgcgccttggcatagattctacaagtgtctggaactctattggagggatgcgacaccattcttccacaagaaattccatcatttggtgttttgttgatggtggtggaaaacgctgtctctggcgccgctccagaatcttccataaatgttcaattgggttgagctctggtgactgcgatgcacacaccctttaaaccccctatgctccattgagacccctctttcaaagtcacttaaATCTCTTcttgccatggtagccaaaataatgggcaactgggcatttttatacataacCCTAAGCAcaatgggatgttaattgcttaattaactcaggaaccacacctgtctggaagcacctgctttcaatatactcatttactcaagtgtttcctttattttggcagttttGTTCAATGCCATGTGAAAAAAAACTCAAGTCACTAGTCCTCACTACTCCCAGCTAGAActaccccccccccacaaaaaacaATATCCCCCAACATTTATTTAATGTCTTTCTGTCGTAGGTTGCTACAGTAGTAGATAGCCCTGTGGACTTCTACCATTCCCGTGTCCCGAAGAAAGACAGGAAGAGAACCATGGTGGAGGAGTTGCTTGCTGATGCCGAGTTCAGACAGTAAGTTTCAGTTTCTTTGTCATGTTACGGTATTGAATTTAATAGCTTGTGTGTTCCTGAAATTATCGTTTTGGCATAAAGTTCATGGAAATGCAGAACAATTGAATTGACATTAAATACCTGATATGAACTACTTGAATTGTCAAGTGCTAATACTTTCCCTTTAACTTCAACAGCAATAACAAGAAGAAATACCAACAGATCATGACAGAAAAAGCAGCCATTGGTGCTGGCAAGAAGAATAGGAAGAACAATAAGTTCAGAAAGTAACAGTAACTTTGAGTGATGTAATACACAATGCAATCATATGTCTGTATTGAGACCATAATATGTTAACGTCTGAATCAAAGCCTATTAATTAAACACATACCATTTACAGTGGCTTTATGGAGCTAAAGGTCTTTATAAATTTTTCACGTAACATGAACAAACTGTATAAAGAGATTTTTACTTTGTAGTTTAAAGGTTCACATTAGTAGCTATTAACAAAAAACATAGATTTATACAGTATTTATGCATAGCCTATGCTATACTGGCTCTGAATTTCCCCATTCGTATACTTGCGTAAAACATACTTATTTTCCCTGACAAATATCCATTTTTAAAGTCAAATTACTAAAATACTACAGGATAAAACTAACGGGACACCTATTTCAAGCACTAATATTGTTGAGAAAATGTCTAACTCAACTTCACAATGTTTAATAAATCAAGATCAGTTTGAACCGTTGGTTGACTTTGTCTTTGGCTCCATCCTGAGAAAACAATTGAGTTGGCTGCATTGTGCCTGAAGGGACTGTTGTACAATAGCTCTGTTGTCTGTAACCCTTCCCATTATCTGTGTATATTTGCTGGAACATCAAACAGATTTTCTCGTCTCTGCCGATGCAAATCCGCATACAAAGAGATCAAATGAATTAACATCTGCTCACCCAGTTTCTACCCAGAAAAATCTTGCCCCCCGCTTGCCAGCCTCC
This window encodes:
- the LOC121540253 gene encoding deoxynucleotidyltransferase terminal-interacting protein 2; the encoded protein is MVATRRGVRVCSPTKTNSDESSGVMTTRRTRRTADKEETATQSEVTSDSQQDVPSKAQSSTVKRKTRASKRETGSANQVDSTHEADVSESESCCSAISDMEAIPDTQPARRGRRRAAGGEQSDSTKEEAVSEVDSCSLSASRRPNTRRATRSLRKAVLTDSAKMDNDVSEAESCSSVVSDSKVPDSQTRVTRRTAVSSSRASLKSHTEDTELSDPESCASGISGAQTSTVHRVTRCRSGRFVEAIPMHLEETTDGSISPLPRRRSRVVCKGYPCDPQSPQDSESFESGPSITPRRSTRRRTEPKQTGTTVTDSESDLPDVNTPLGSPRSVRGRGTPCSSRTGSNSSSRAAPVTRLTAKALDILVEKAQCQSDKVSVSEVAEESEVLEDNKLDDTVYADPDCSMIEEVAEEDKTLTLEDVVIAEPAAPIQDAAPAREHTGSVTVSEDAEMPEVTSVQQESAETTVSEDPEKNTSVVDIPAQENILQEKLIPADSEVKVTLCESADTEMAEAVCELAVEAEDQQRELSTEDAADTDVPVITEQETIMPADSQVSLEKTVKVAACENAVSPVIVVSDEDEEEKAMDVDVNTHTNPPSEVENQECKAVPSEEGMDVSSTLVTENKKADQDKSPHTTEPIKVTSSQNLKVSVSDADKLGEPRDCVIVQKSGVISLLESSEDEEDDDNSQHSEEADERKRQGSDGEEEAVCIEEEAGPSRPQAAAQSSADDGLFVIDTRPGLQSGQQYYVDDKEKEGGDTEAEEEQDEEEFVDEEGDDDDDDEDEQVLFTSRNPQLKELSSRIDPGLKVKELGGLYINFDGSKSKTVSNSLKEQKSQDELMKKSVIGPEFEKRDAVPPYRESKQAAKLKRKEERDKTTGAGWFNMRAPEMTEELKGDLKALKMRGAMDPKRFYKKNDRDGFPKYFQVATVVDSPVDFYHSRVPKKDRKRTMVEELLADAEFRHNNKKKYQQIMTEKAAIGAGKKNRKNNKFRK